In Salvia miltiorrhiza cultivar Shanhuang (shh) chromosome 4, IMPLAD_Smil_shh, whole genome shotgun sequence, the DNA window AACACCTCTGTTCTTAGGCACTCTTGAAAGGGTTCCTGCAGCAtttgaaaaagaagaaagaagttaaGACCAAGATGCATTCTATCGCATGGTTTGTTTGTGTTTTGAGCTGTTTCTGTGAAGAAGCTTTGTTGAACCTGCGTTGAAGGCATATACAGCGCAGTCTTCAGTCCATGTTTCGCCTGCAATATCTTCAAGGTATTCCACATCAAGGGGGCTAAAACGACCTGAGATGAGGCCGGTGTTTTGATTGGATTCAGGTGCCTGTTTCATAGGCCAAGTTCCAGCTCCTTGGCAGTTGAAAACTCCAACCACTCCAGTTATCTTGTTCAAGTTCCATATCTTGAGCAAGCTCTTCCCGTCCATGACTGGATCAACAAACAGGCAGTCCCGTGTAGGCCTTCCAGCATATCTAGCCCTCAAGATGGATCCATCATGCAGCACAAGTTTTTTGAGGATCTTGAAGTCGTGTTTCCCTGGCTTATCGCTGTAAACAAAATGTAGTCGAGTTGAGTTGATCACgataattgaaataaacaaaggTTTTTGAAGGATTGGGGCAATGATTTTACCTCACATAGACTGGACAGCCTCCTATTGCTCTTGCTGCACCATGGAACTCTGCAGTGTTGTGATTACTCTGCAGCATCGATGATCTTTTAGTATCGGATAATTACATAAAACGTTACATGAATGAATGAAGTGTGTAAAATCGAAAGCATACTTACATGGAACATGTCCCAATCTGGCACAACAACTTCACCTAGCAGGAGGCTGTTGAAGGACACAGTTGCAATGTGCAGTGTCTGAAATGTGGGCTCGTTAGGCATGAAATCTTCGGAAGCTCTAGCAGCCGCACTCTTCTTTGAGCTGAAAATCGAGTCTGAGTTGTGACACATGCAGCAGATCAAGTTGTTATCAGTGAAGTTCTTCTCAATGGACTCATCAAGAGCTTGATGATACTGTTTGGTGATGGAGACTCTGCCACCGTGTCCAGCTCCCAGAGTCTCGATCAAGTTCTGCACGTCGACCTTGACACCGTCCACCCCACTGCTAGCAAGATAGCTATGCATATCGTTGTAGAAATCGTGAACTTTTTCAGGATCGACCACTCCAACTCCATACTTCTCTAGGCTGTCCATGGCTATGTCTGTGATGTTCCCGAGATTCCCAGGTGACTGCACGGGGTATTGCAGCTTTGGGTTGTACTTCTTGAGCGCCTCCGATGCAGGCTGCACTCCGCCCCAGTAGCCTGCTAAAGCGTGCCACATGTAGACATACCTGCACCATAAGTAAAATGTGAGGAATTATACAGAAGATGAAGCTATTTTTCAGACAGGAAATCTAGGCCTATTGTGATCAAGAATCTTACTTCAAGCCATAATTCTCCTTGATGTGATGGATCAACTCTTTGAGATTTGTGCTTGAACCATCTGATTCTGAAATCTTGAACTTGCTATTTTCCTTGATATCTGTTAATCTGGTGGCAAATCTGTACCAAAAAAAAGCATTGAAAAGATGATGATTGTAATGATCAAATGCATCAGAAGAGATGATTCTTGCTAAAAATGTACATGACTTACTGTGTTCCTTCAATGACAGGCTCTCCTTCCTTCTTGAATTCGTTCTCTGTTTCTTGCCACCCATCGTCTATGATCAGATACTTCGGGGAAATGCCGCCTTCTTTGAAGCTGCATGATGCAAGAATTTCATACAAATTAAGAAAAAGGTAGATATTTGATTTATCATTTATGTTAGTATGATTTAAAACTTgggatttttcaatttttatcatACCTTTGTAGACCCTCCTTGATTCCATGTGGAGTAACATCAGTGTAGAAAGCATCCCATGTGCACCATCCAAACCAGTCTACATGAGCAGGTGCCTGGTTTAAAGCAAAAAACCATATTCAGATTTCAAGAAAATTACACACATTTAGTGTGTTTTGGGGATCATGGATAAACTATTATTACCTTCTTGTTTTCCAGGTGACTAAATGTGCCCTTGTGCTTTGCCAAAATCCTGCAGAAACAGAAATTTCAAGAATCAAAATCTGATTAGCCACATATTTTTGAGATCATTTAACTATGTAACATACTTGATTGAATCCTTGAGAAGCTCAAAAGGGTTATCCCCCGAACTGACAAAAACGCCTTCCAACGCTTGAGAAGTTTGGATATCAGGATCGCCTGACACGAATACGAAAACAAACACGAGCTCAGTTTCAATGGGAAACCAAAAGGAGGTGTATGCCTTAACAGAGGGAATGTGTGAGCTGATTCAACCTACCACTTTCATAGCAGAAGTGGAGCTCGTTCGACTTAGTCCCTTGCAGCGTTGTCCTGAACGCTCCATCTAACACGGGGAGCACGAGCACGTAGGTCTTGTTCCCACTCGTTGTACTCTCCTCGTCTAACAATTCTAAAACAGATTCTTCCTCAGCTTCCAACAGAAGCATCTGAGTCTCCATAGGAATCTCACTAGCTGATCTCCCAACACGCGGTATCATCCACCAGATCTTCGCGATGAAGAGGCACATGAATCTGTAGTTTCTGTCATGATTGTGCAGAAAAATGTTAGAACTGAAAAAAGATGCAGCAAAATGTGACTGCACAGCACTCACTCGAGAGTCCCAAGATTGAAGACATGGTGTGAGCTCGAGCTAGTCGAAGTGGCTCCAATGAAGGCTGATCCCGAGCTTGCTGGGGTGATGACAACGTTGTTTGGAACTCCGGTTAAGACAACCTTGCCCCGAACCATGAGGCACCCATTCTTGATCACTGGCACAGCTGTGATAGTcatttttccttttgttttgcTACAGTTTACCAAGGCGTTTTTCGGGTTTCAACTGCAAGAACTAGACATGAAACAGCATGAATCAAGATCAAGAAAAGTGGCAAAAGCAAGAGTTTATTACAAGCATAACTTTGACTAGATTTTAAGAGAAGCAAAGTAGCAAAAGTGATGGATGATCAAGATTCTTACCAATCTAAAATGTCTCAACTGCCTTAATGAAATGAGAAACAAGAGTagaagagaagaagaatgaGATCAGAGGTGAGGAGCTATGATTCAAAATTTGGCTTTAAATAGGTGGAATGGGCCAATGGGATCAAGGGAACAAAAGGGAAGCAGCTAAAGATTGAGATGATTTGGAAAATCGGTAGTTGGGAAAATTATTACATTAGGATGAATACAAGTAATATTGACAAGGAGATGAGTCAGCAATGAGCATTCGTGGACATTAATAATGTGTAAGACTGTCCACTGTTTTTGGAGGCAAGACAACCTGACCACAGCTTGAGATTTTCTATTAAGCACTTAAAGGGGCGAATTGGTATAGTGCTTGGAGCATTAATCGAGATTCAAAGTTTCGATTTTTTCTAGGTATTTCCGCGTCCCCCTAGATAAAATAAATCttcaaattaattattcatcttgagttttgacaaataaaattacgaattattttaaaattatagtttTAATACGATTTCTGAAGCGTGAcgaattaaatcactattttttttaatttttttttattttgctccCCTAATTATTTTTCGATTACCAGAGTACTGAATTGAAGCTTACGTGAATTAGTCAAGAGGGCATCGCTTTTGTGAAGCCTAAACGATGTCGtttcatataattttaattaacattTTCTCTAAATTATGAAGGGATTGTATCCTGCATCTGTACCCTAATTTTTTACATTCAACATTTTTTTTGCTAACAACGTCATAATATGATTATTATGTGGCAAATTAATCCATGTAAGCTCTAATTCAGCAATTTGATgattgaaaaatattaaaaaaataaattataagaaTTTAAAAGGTGATGATTTAATTcatcaaatttcaaaattcactttaaaattataatttctaaaATCATGCCAAAATCCCGTCACCTTATGTGTTGTAATAAGCAACTCTTAGACCCAATCAAAGAATTTATTCAAATAATATGTAACTCTTATAATCTGTGATTGGCCATGTGGTATCATGGCCATCTTAGTTCGTTGAAATTATTGTAATGGCATACAACTAATTAAAGAATTCATTGAAATTAGATTATGGTGGTGTATGATTTTTCCAGATTAAATATTAGGTTCGTTGTATTGAGAATTATCAAAATGATTGGCCATATGGGATCGTGGCCATCTTCATGAAAGTTGCAGTTTTGATTGTTTGTTTATTGTAATATTGTCCATTATTTTCTGTAAATAGTAATAGATTAATTTATGTGGTCAGCAACCTGACTTGAATAAAAAGAGAGTTCGACGACCCACCAATCTGAGAGTATGTTTGGCCGAAGAATAAATGGCCTTCTGTTTAgtgtgaaaaaaattaattattgcaattatttaattagagtttaaatttatgaattttgtacttaaaaaaaaaaactcaattcactaattaaaatactaaaCCAATGGTTAGAGACTACGAAATATTATTGGTGCAAGCTATGAGCTAAAACAGCTAGAAAAGTGCCATTAATGCATTAATTAACAGCTGTACCTTACACTTGAAGATATAGATCTAATTAAGCAAAGTAATTATTTGACTAAATTCTTTTATTTCATTCTTTGCttatttcatatattttatttaaccGTATGATATATACAAATATTAGTGATATTAATGTAAATATAATATGTAACTACGTACGTAAACTATTACAATAAGAAATAGATAGATTTTTTGAAGTGCTCATATAAtatttcatactccctccgtcccaccgagcttgagtcgtattccttttcgggctgTCCCGCCGAGCTTgagtcattttcttttttgacaaaaattaAACAATTTAAAGTACTAATTTATAAAACTAATTACACCCcctattaccttctctctcctacttttatcacttttataactacacacttaaaatattaatctacaatttcttaattttcgtgcccaaaagaaacgctTCAAGCTCGACGGAATAGAAGGAGTATATTTTAGTATCTTTAAGATACGATGCATGTATTATATTATTCATGAATTTGATTTACTttgataatatttaaattacaccatcaaaataaaaataagggcaaaggtgcagatacCCCCCTGAACTCCacccccctagagcttttagccccccatattcggtcaaagcgcgttgacctccccatAGTCTCGGAAAAAGGGTGCAAAAAACACCCCGCCCCCAAACGGCTGTTTAACGCCGtttttcccattttttttttgtttttttagtcCCTGTGGGCCCCACCCCAACCGCAGGAGCACGGCGTGTCGACGCAGGGCCCCGGGAGAGTCTTCGCCGGAGGTGTTCGACGGTATATTCAGCTGGCCGTTGGCCTCAACAACTCCACAGGAAAATCGGAGAAGCCCCAAATCGACGAACCCTAGAAAGTCTCAATTCCCCAATATCAGCTGCCAAATCGGCCTCGCGAGGTAACAGATTGGATTCCGACGCCGATTCTGACGGCTCCCCTTCCAATTACATGCTACAGCCGATCCACAAGGGCTCCGTCTCCTCATCGAAGCGCAGCCGTGATGAGATTCAGGAGGATTTGTTGAGGAGCTGTAAGAGCTCGAGAATTGAGGAGAAGAAATCTCATTCCACTCCAGcgggaggtggtggtggtgggggtgggggtgggctgGGGTGTATCAATAGGCTGTGGAGTAACGAGGATGAGATCGCCGTGCTAAATGGGATGATTGAATTCAAAACCGCCAAGGGTTTCGACCCGAACGCGGATATGGGGGCGTTTCACAGCTTCATCAAGGGGATTTCTCGAGGGATCAGCTGAGGACTAAGATTACAAGGATGAAGAAGAGGTTCTTGAATGCTTTGAAGAAGGGCGCGGACCCTGTCTTCTCgactctctcctctctttccgCCATTGCTCACTTCTCCGGCGAGAATTGCCAGCCGCCGTACTCCTCACATCCCTCTGTTCTCGCCACCGCCTCCCATCTgtcctccatctctctctcgcatCTCTGATAGCAGACGGCCAAGGATGGAGCGCCTCCCCCGCCGCTAGCCTCTCCCTCATCCCTCTCACGCGTTGCCGGCAACAGACGGCCAAGAAGGAGTCGCCGCTGCAGATCTGCTCCGGTCCGTTCTGCTGCTGGTTGGGGGTGGGGCCCactagaaattaaaaaaaaaaaagttaacagCGTCTAACGGCCGTTTAACGCATGGGGCAATCTGCACCCTTTTTCCGAGACTATGGGGAGGTCAACGCTctttgaccgagtatggggggctaaaagctctagggggtgGAGTTCAGGGGgtatctgcacctttgccctaaaaataaataccgtcaaagaaaaagaaagaaaaacgtTGAAACCACTGCATTTTCTTGCTCAACTTTGACCACCCCATGTTTGAAAGTCATTAAACCAAATACAATTTTGCAAGTTGCAACTTCTGTTTGCAGCTGTTAAAGAAATAACCGCGTAGgatccgttttttttttttttttttgaattacgTAGGATCCGTTTTTTGAGTGTGTACGATTCAGCTTCGGTTGTGGATCAAAGTATTTGTTAAATTATTCAAGTTGTCGGCAATTATTGTGCTATAATTTATTTATGCGTTACTCTACACTAATTCATCTctctaaatataataaaagtggGTTTACATAAAATTTTCCttaaaaagatgaataaaataagttgagaaaatattactccttttatttcctaaataatttttccttaaaaagatgaataaaataaGTTGAGAAAATATTACTCCTTTTATTTCCTAAATAATTTTCTAGAAGGAAGGGATACAGATTTTaagataaaattattgaatatattgaaaatagtgaaaaaatattataattagtattgaaggTGGTgatgaaaaagtattaatattCCTCATATTCCCCGTCCCACAAAAAATGGtttgtattccattttgggttgtTCCACTATAAATGACatgttttcataaatgaaaaattTTAACTAACTTAAAAAaggagtaaaaatttaaaatgcccacttccttatcttttttttgtaaaaatgtcatctcttattatacaaagcattATATGCCCTATTAtttaaataccctttgatttgatgggtttgcttggttttctgtaaaaatcttacacatttgacaAATTTGACAGCCATtaatcataaaagtcaacgatttgacagctatcagtcaagagtacatatgaccggtgggtggctagatcatgtgtttgatagatcatgtgtccgcccggtgaaattatgtgttcgcccggacggacacatgatctagctaCCCACctgtcatatgtactcttgactgatagttgtcaaatcgttgacttttatgactgatagttgtcaaatcagTCAAAtagtaagactttcacaaaaaaccaagcacaCCCATCAACattaaagagtaaaataggtacttcacataattagggcataaaaTGTTTTGTATGATAacttagggcatttttacaaaaaaacttaaggaagtgggcatttttgcctaattaacacttaaaaaaaatgtaggCACTATCACTTTCAACTCATTTATacattctccttaatttttGTGCTGAAAAGTATTGAGTCACTTATAGTGAAATGGAGGGAATATTAAGAATGGTGAAAATGTAAAAAGTTAGAATAAATTgtgtattattagtggtgaggtagtgtcccaaaatggatagaaagttatttgggagACGATCCGAAAAGAAAAGataagaagttatttggggggacatagggagtatattttttttattagttatcatatgtttattatagatgaaaagatgagaaaatattcaCACTAACACCCAAAGATTACATTATTGAGCATTATAccgaaaatgagtgaaaaggaaTTGCCCAACAAAATATTCTATCTTACtcggaaaaataattttatcatagtaaacatgtgaaaatgatagaaaaatagtgaaaatatatattttctctcattttctataaaagtAAACGAACCctaaatatacatacataatttaTAGACTATAATAACTGATGTCTCATGGATCATAGTGCCGACGCacgaattttataaaaaaagaatatttttgtttattttcaaattttgtcaatcttgaaatcttataaaatttaaaattaaataaaatattattaataaagatattgtcatatttcaagtatttatattaatttttttgacagcaagttaaatatttatattgatgTATAGTATTAATTTTCAAGAGTCAATAAAATCGCATCATGTTAGCTCTAGACCCATAATTATAAGGACTCAAACCTAAAACCCGATTCTTCCTATAACTATAAATGAAGGTCTACATATCAGTTCTGAACGCATCAAATTATAATTGAAGAGTTCAAGAATTAAAGTTGAATTTCTCTACAACTATCTCCAATATTCAAAGTTTTCCATCGAGGTTCAAGGTGCTCTTCATGGAAGCAACCCAAAGCTCAAATCAAGCTCAACGTTTGATTTAGAAACAAGATGAAGGCCCTCTGCATCAACATTATAAAGCCCAAAGCTTCAATCAAGTCCAAAGTTCGATTTGTAAATAAGGCGAAGGCCCTCTACATCAACGTTATAAAGCCCAAAGCTCAAGTCAAGCCCAACGTTAGATCCGGAAACATTAAGAAGGCCCTCCACATAAACGTTATAAAGCTTAAAGATCGAATCCAAGAAGACCAGAGGGCCAGAGGCATTTTTTCTCCAACAAATCTCAATGACTACTCAAAGCTTGTGTGAATAGAAGACAAAGGAAAATAAGCCGAAGAAAAAAGCAAATTTTGGGCGACAATTGGGCAAAGCGACGCACTCCATTGCAGGGCAAAAAGGAAAGACGAATTTACTTACCTTTTCGGGAGGATACTTTCCAATTTAACAGATACTAGGGTTTCAACGTAGAAGGAAAGTGTCTTCTATCAACCCTAGTATCAAGATGTCAGCCCTGATTTCTAGGCCAAGACCTCAACCCACTAACTATCTATAAATATGGGAGCAATCCAGCAGAGAGCAGGTTCGCTACTTGCAGCTTCCAGTGCTGCCCCCAACACCGCCGATTCACTTTGTTTTCATGTTCTTTAGCTTTATTTACATATGCTTTGAGTGTGGTGGGGAAGAAACAAGTCAGGAAGCCACATTTACTTTCAGTTCTATGTTTTTAGTTGTTTTGCCCGGAGTTGGTGTCGGACAAAGATTACTTTACGTTTAGACCTTCTACGTTAATTATCAAGTATGTTATTTGATCTTTCTTTCTTTGTCTTTATTTACTTTGTTTATGAGTAGCTAAGTTTTTATTCCTGGTTTGGGCTAAGTCGATGTTGGGTACGAGGGTAATGAATCGTGAGGTCTAATTGGGCAAAATAATTGTGCATGTGTGCTCCCGAAGCATTAGGTCTTAATTAAACAACTTAATCAAACTTGGAATATTATAAGACTGATAACTTTATATGCAAGATTAAGTTACAAACAGTAAACATGTCAAAGTGTGGAGATCTCACACTTCGTATAATGTGACTGATGCAGATGGTGATAGTATGTCTCTGGGCATGCCTGTGACCATTTGGGTCTGTTAAGCGTTAATGCGTTCTAAGCATACCCGCAAATTAACCTCAAGTTTTGATGCGGGAAATCTACCGAGGTTGAGGGAGGAAATAAACCTCTTCCACCCAATGACATGCAGGCACAACGAATAACCTTAAATGAATGACTGAAAAATACACCCTATACCTTACTAGACTATGCCCAGACCGtgcttattttattattgatttttttctgTGTTTCCTTTTCAACTTTTACATTCAATCAAAGTTTACATCCCGTTCAGACCAGAGCCCTGACACTTAGACCAAAGTGCAAATCCATAAAATTGTGACACCGAGTTCCAAGATAGACCGActctctgtggattcgacccTATAGTTGCCATTAGTTGATCTTGATTGCAGAGCATAGGAAAATACAAATATCATTTCACCCAGAGTCTTAACGATGGGCTTTGGCAGTGAGCTTGCTTGATCTTACAAAATCAAGTCAATGGAAAGAAGAGTCTGACATCAACTACATCAATCGTTGGAGGAATTTGAGTTTAAATTGCAATGATCAACTGTCAAAAACTTCAGGAATTGAAATATGCATCGAAGACATGCGTTGGAGTCTTCAATATATCGTGAAAGGAATTCAACCAAAATCTTTTGAGGAATTGACTACTagagctcatgatatggagttAAGCATTATTGCAAATGAAATTGAAGAATTATAGATATAAAAGCCTCACAACTATGATGAAAACCAACAAACATATACTGGGGTCAAGCCTTTTGAAGAATCATCAATTGAAGAATAAGAGAAGATTGTGTCTCTAGTCACGAGTCTATCTTCCAACATATGATGCAACCTATAAAATTCTACTTGATAAGAGCCTAAATTATCAATAGAGCTCATGGACACGAACAAAACTATCTAGCTATTTGAAGAGTTATCCGAGTGAAAACTcattgacacgagtataaaatgtctacaaacTCAAATTCAAATGATGACACCTTGACACaggtataaaatatttataaatttaatattaaattcaaattcaagtgaaCAGTCCTGGACACAAGTTTGAAATTCAAATGTAGATTCCACAACACGAGTATAAAAGGTCTCCGAATCCAAGTTCAAGTTGAATACTCATTGACAgtttgacacgagtataaaatatctaaaaattCAAGTGAATACTCCTTAACATGAGTATAAAAGGTTACAAATCAAGTTCAAGAAAGCTTATTGTTACGAGCATAAACTATCCAAatgcaaattcaaaattaaaagcTTCTTGATATAAACATAAactatttaaattcaaattcaaattaaaaaaaactctTAAATATAAGTATAAACTACTCACAAGTTTGAATCTCAATAACTCCAGGATATGAGTATATATTGACtactaaattcaaaattatcgCAACTCATTCATTTCCACGACAAGTAGTTCATGTACAAATCACGAGGGGACATTTGTAAAAGaagaattttattaattttatatctttgtCTACTTTGGAATcttataaaattcaaaattaaataagatattgtTAATGAAGGTACTCCCTTATCTTAAAGAtctatatcaatttttttgTCAACAAGTCAAATCTTTACATTGATATATGTCGATCTTCAAGAGTCAATGAAATCGTACTATGTCAGCTCTAGACCCAAAATTATACGGGCTCAAACCTAAAGCCCGACTTTTCATACAATTATAAATAGGGGCCTCAATATCAGTTCTAAACACGTTAGATTACAATTGAAGTGCTCAAGATTGGAGGAGAATTTATCTATAGCGAAATTATCTTCAATATTCAAAGTGTCCCATCGAGGTTCAAAATGTTATTCGTAGAAGCAACTGAAAACTCAAGCCAAACTCAAAGCTCAGATCAAGCACAACGTTTGATCCAGAAACAAAGCGAAGACTTTGTGCATCAACGTTATAAAGCCCAAAGTTTAAGTCAAATTTGAAGCTCCAATAAAATCCAACGTTTGATACGGAAACAAGGCAAATGCCCTTTACATCAACGTCATAAAGCTCAAAGATCAAGCCCAAAAAAATTAATGGTATATTTCTCTAACAAATCTTAAGAACTACTCAAAGTACATTCGAAAATCAATTTGAAGAGAAGAATCATAGCAATCCACAAAAATACATTTGATTTACAAATATTGAAATTGTACGTAATtttgtactccatccgtcccattacaaatgtcccactttcataatgggatgtcccattacaaatgcctcattcattttttgacaatatattctctctatacctaatatttaaataatttccactaatccactttatctactttctacacatttcttaatcttcgtgcccaaaagtaatgggacaTTTATAATGGTACAGAGggaatatttattaaattaaatacatgtttacatataaatctaaaatgaaatccattttgaattttattttagtattccctctgtcccactagaataaactcgtttttcattttgagtaaaaaaaaatgtactccctctgtcccactatatGGCTtaaaacttttcggcacggtaattaaggagaatgtgtaaatttgttaaaaatGGTAGGACCCACATTATTTTAAcgattaatttttttcatttatgaaaaaaaCAACTTATAATTGGACGACCCAAAATAGAATACATGTCACATttagtgggatggagggagtacttaatTGATGTGGACCACATCAGTTTCctcctaaaaagtaagtttcttaatctccgtgcccaaaagaagcgAGCTTATTAGAGTGAGACAcataaagtattttttttttcaaaacataATATTGTTATGTTCCCAATGGGACATGCAAGCAATGCGAACTCCTATCTATAAATAGCAAGGTTTGTAAACCTCACCACTCcattccccccccccaaaaaaaacataatattgttattgttaatATTATGAATAAAAGATGGgacctttttttttataaattataccactaaataaaaagttaaaaatcATACACGATGGACTCGATTGCAGAATTTCAGGTCTTGAGCATTAATCATCTATTGCTAAGTCAACACACCCATATATAATGGACACACTCTTGTTTATATATTGGCACGTCTAGGTTTAATATCCGAGAACTTGTATATATAAGAGCATTAGCATCGTTCTACTCGAGTAGGGGCGAGATCGAGTAGGGCGATGCAGGCCTTGGTTACTCGAGGGCTACTCGAGATGTCGAGTATCACCCGATGTCCTCTATTtcaggcgcgtgttttacatgcgcttaattaaaaaaatactgatTTTAATTCAAACGGTCCGATTTTcaattccttttttttaatagtCAACAACTATTTTAGCcgtttgaatttatttatttatttatttttatatatttttttgctttCCTATCTACAAATACCTCTAAACTTTTTCATTAACACAACAACAATTCTACTCCTTCAAGCTCCCCAAATTTCTCTTTcaatatttctttattttttctttaaaaaatggCGAAATCCCAGCACGattcttcgtctgattcatccgacggtgtagctCAAGCGATCATAGACgagatagagttgcagaaaTAATTGCTTGCTCAAATCTACACCCAACCGGCGCCGGAGCCGGAACGTGTTAAACGTCCCCGgtcttacgtccaccgtgatcgtgagggGGTCCATTTACGTCTTGTGGAAGAttacttcaacgacaatccgacgtacgggCCTACATTTTTCCGACGTcgttttcgaatgcagaaggagctgttcttgcgcatcgaCGAGGCTGTTAAAGGTGAAGATATTTACTTCCAGATGACCACTGATGCAATAGGTTgggactctctctctctcccctttgtAGAAATGCACGgcggctatccgccaattagccaccggcgTCAGTTCAGATACTTTcgacgagtatctcaaagtTCTGCAAGGCTGTCATCCGGGCTTTCGGAGTCCATTATTTGCGCCGTCCAACGTTGGAGGACATCACACGCCTTACTCAGATACACGAGGCGCGACACGaatttcccgggatgctcgagagtcttgattgtatgtaTTG includes these proteins:
- the LOC131019628 gene encoding probable galactinol--sucrose galactosyltransferase 2, translating into MTITAVPVIKNGCLMVRGKVVLTGVPNNVVITPASSGSAFIGATSTSSSSHHVFNLGTLENYRFMCLFIAKIWWMIPRVGRSASEIPMETQMLLLEAEEESVLELLDEESTTSGNKTYVLVLPVLDGAFRTTLQGTKSNELHFCYESGDPDIQTSQALEGVFVSSGDNPFELLKDSIKILAKHKGTFSHLENKKAPAHVDWFGWCTWDAFYTDVTPHGIKEGLQSFKEGGISPKYLIIDDGWQETENEFKKEGEPVIEGTQFATRLTDIKENSKFKISESDGSSTNLKELIHHIKENYGLKYVYMWHALAGYWGGVQPASEALKKYNPKLQYPVQSPGNLGNITDIAMDSLEKYGVGVVDPEKVHDFYNDMHSYLASSGVDGVKVDVQNLIETLGAGHGGRVSITKQYHQALDESIEKNFTDNNLICCMCHNSDSIFSSKKSAAARASEDFMPNEPTFQTLHIATVSFNSLLLGEVVVPDWDMFHSNHNTAEFHGAARAIGGCPVYVSDKPGKHDFKILKKLVLHDGSILRARYAGRPTRDCLFVDPVMDGKSLLKIWNLNKITGVVGVFNCQGAGTWPMKQAPESNQNTGLISGRFSPLDVEYLEDIAGETWTEDCAVYAFNAGTLSRVPKNRGVGVSLGVLECEIFTISPIKMLNKDIHFAPIGLIKMYNSGGAVEDCAFGDTVTIKARGTGLFGAYSSKKPRFCKVEKKDEDFTYSSESGLLTVNLQSDSSYKEIEIVY